Proteins found in one Oncorhynchus mykiss isolate Arlee chromosome 3, USDA_OmykA_1.1, whole genome shotgun sequence genomic segment:
- the wu:fj39g12 gene encoding C-type natriuretic peptide 1, whose amino-acid sequence MLYPALLCAALLLIAPLGHTEGRTLHPSPDAIQFVEQFLDRYNDLTLDDLENLVSSQPEEPSSAFTSGVKVAEYPKWADIPAQGDSTWLRLLKGTLANQKRAVMDRSRRGWNRGCFGLKLDRIGSMSGLGC is encoded by the exons ATGCTGTACCCAGCTCTGCTCTGTGCTGCTCTGCTCCTGATAGCACCCCTGGGGCACACAGAGGGGCGCACCCTGCACCCCTCACCTGATGCCATCCAG TTTGTTGAGCAGTTTCTGGATCGCTACAACGACCTGACCCTGGATGACCTGGAGAACCTGGTGAGCAGCCAACCAGAGGAGCCCTCCTCGGCTTTCACTTCCGGGGTCAAAGTCGCTGAGTACCCCAAATGGGCAGACATACCAGCACAGGGTGACAGCACCTGGCTCCGCCTCCTGAAGGGGACCCTGGCCAATCAGAAAAGAGCTGTGATGGACCGGTCGAGGAGGGGGTGGAACCGAGGATGCTTCGGACTCAAACTGGACAGGATCGGGTCAATGAGTGGACTGGGCTgctag